The Agromyces hippuratus genome has a window encoding:
- a CDS encoding arginase family protein has product MGTAALPNDPLWPRAGDWPPLDALGAGERADLALLGVPAFSTSLSPTGAHATPAAIRAALRRYNPTLMADRERRGDARSLDDLVFADAGDVGEPDGPEGEARVRAAVAAASARAGTVVALGGDNSLTSPVALGAWGERLATAGLITLDAHYDLRDGVSNGSPVRRLLEAGLDGRRIVQIGIADFVNSREYADRARDAGITVVHRDELHRRPMGDVFAEALEIAGAGGGPIHVDLDVDVCDRAVAPGCPASVPGGISAYELRQAARAAGADQRVESVDLAEVDATADAPDGRTVRLAALCVLEVAAGIALR; this is encoded by the coding sequence ATGGGCACCGCTGCGCTTCCGAACGATCCGCTCTGGCCACGGGCCGGTGACTGGCCGCCGCTCGACGCGCTCGGTGCAGGGGAGCGCGCCGATCTCGCGCTGCTCGGGGTGCCGGCGTTCAGCACGTCGCTCTCGCCGACCGGCGCGCACGCGACGCCCGCGGCGATCCGCGCGGCGCTGCGCCGCTACAACCCGACCCTCATGGCCGATCGCGAGCGTCGCGGCGACGCGCGTTCGCTCGACGACCTCGTGTTCGCCGACGCCGGCGATGTCGGCGAGCCCGACGGGCCCGAGGGCGAGGCGCGGGTTCGTGCGGCGGTCGCCGCGGCGTCGGCCCGGGCCGGCACCGTGGTCGCGCTCGGCGGCGACAACTCGTTGACCTCGCCCGTGGCGCTCGGCGCCTGGGGCGAGCGGCTCGCGACGGCGGGGCTCATCACGCTCGACGCCCACTACGACCTGCGCGACGGCGTGAGCAACGGCTCGCCGGTGCGGCGACTGCTCGAGGCGGGCCTCGACGGCCGACGCATCGTGCAGATCGGCATCGCCGACTTCGTGAACTCCCGCGAATACGCCGACCGGGCCCGCGACGCCGGCATCACCGTCGTGCACCGCGACGAGCTGCACCGCCGCCCCATGGGCGATGTGTTCGCCGAGGCGCTCGAGATCGCCGGCGCGGGCGGCGGCCCGATCCACGTCGATCTCGACGTCGACGTGTGCGACCGCGCGGTGGCACCCGGGTGCCCCGCATCGGTGCCGGGCGGCATCTCCGCGTACGAACTGCGACAGGCCGCACGCGCGGCCGGAGCCGACCAGCGAGTGGAATCGGTCGACCTCGCCGAGGTCGATGCCACCGCGGATGCGCCCGACGGGCGTACCGTACGACTGGCAGCACTCTGCGTGCTGGAGGTCGCCGCGGGCATCGCACTGCGCTGA
- the hutI gene encoding imidazolonepropionase encodes MSDGGAAGRMLLTGIGELVTNDPSPDREGGPLGIVRDAAVLVEDGRIAWVGSATHADEHLDRRIEREDRREGAEHRSIWDAEVEVVDTGGRAVIPGFVDSHSHLVFGGDRAAEFAARMAGQRYEAGGIRSTVAATRAASDDELRARLAGFVAELHAQGTTTFEIKSGYGLSVADEERLVRLAREVTSEVTFLGAHVVPFEFREDPAFGGDADGAAEAYVDVVVGDMLDACAPHSRWVDAFCERGAFTAEQSRRVLEAGAAAGLGVRVHGNQLGEGPGVQLAVALGAASVDHCTYLSDADVAALASSDTVATLLPGVEFSTRQPYPDARRLIEAGVTVALASDCNPGSSFTSSLPFCIAVAVRDMGMTPAEAVWASTAGGALALRRTDVGAIRPGMRADLVELTAPSHVHLAYRPGVPLIGRVWKDGAVVAG; translated from the coding sequence ATGAGCGACGGGGGCGCCGCGGGGCGCATGCTGCTGACCGGCATCGGGGAGCTCGTGACGAACGACCCCTCGCCCGACCGCGAGGGCGGACCGCTCGGCATCGTGCGCGATGCCGCCGTGCTCGTCGAAGACGGCCGCATCGCGTGGGTCGGCAGCGCCACCCACGCCGACGAGCACCTCGACCGCCGGATCGAACGCGAGGACCGCCGTGAGGGCGCCGAGCATCGTTCCATCTGGGATGCGGAGGTCGAGGTCGTCGACACCGGCGGCAGGGCCGTGATCCCGGGCTTCGTCGACAGCCACTCGCACCTCGTCTTCGGCGGCGACCGCGCCGCCGAGTTCGCCGCCCGCATGGCCGGGCAGCGGTACGAGGCGGGTGGCATCCGCTCGACGGTGGCGGCCACGCGGGCCGCGAGCGACGACGAGCTGCGGGCACGGCTCGCCGGCTTCGTCGCCGAGCTGCACGCGCAGGGCACCACGACGTTCGAGATCAAGAGCGGATACGGCCTGAGCGTCGCCGACGAGGAGCGGCTCGTGCGGCTCGCTCGCGAAGTCACGTCAGAGGTCACCTTCCTCGGCGCGCACGTCGTGCCGTTCGAGTTCCGCGAAGACCCGGCGTTCGGCGGCGACGCCGACGGCGCCGCCGAGGCCTACGTCGACGTCGTCGTCGGCGACATGCTCGACGCGTGCGCGCCGCACTCGCGGTGGGTCGACGCCTTCTGCGAGCGGGGCGCGTTCACCGCCGAGCAGTCGCGACGCGTGCTCGAGGCCGGCGCCGCAGCAGGCCTCGGCGTGCGGGTGCACGGCAACCAGCTCGGCGAGGGGCCCGGCGTGCAGCTCGCCGTCGCGCTCGGCGCCGCCTCGGTCGACCACTGCACCTACCTGAGCGATGCGGATGTCGCGGCGCTCGCGTCATCCGACACGGTCGCCACCCTCTTGCCGGGCGTCGAGTTCTCGACCCGCCAGCCCTACCCCGACGCCCGACGCCTCATCGAGGCAGGGGTCACGGTCGCCCTCGCGAGCGACTGCAACCCGGGCTCGAGCTTCACGAGCTCGCTGCCGTTCTGCATCGCCGTCGCCGTGCGCGACATGGGCATGACCCCGGCCGAAGCGGTCTGGGCGTCGACCGCGGGCGGCGCCCTCGCGCTGCGGCGCACGGATGTCGGTGCGATCCGCCCCGGCATGCGGGCCGACCTCGTCGAGCTCACGGCGCCGAGCCACGTGCACCTCGCCTACCGGCCGGGTGTGCCGCTCATCGGGCGCGTCTGGAAGGACGGCGCGGTCGTCGCAGGGTGA
- a CDS encoding sulfite oxidase-like oxidoreductase, with the protein MSFITRGFSGRSRERDERLPPGQTLVHDFPVLSAGPTPEVDTAEWEFTIRTESGEHRWNWDEFTALAIDDVDTDIHCVTHWSKLGTSWRGVSLDTLFEHVETEQEYVMAHSYGGYTTNVPLDELLDGKAWVAFEFDGEPLEPEHGGPARLLVPHLYFWKSAKWVRGLVMMDQDEPGFWEQNGYHLHGDPWTEERYW; encoded by the coding sequence ATGTCGTTCATCACCAGGGGGTTCAGCGGGCGCAGTCGTGAGCGAGACGAACGACTGCCACCCGGCCAGACCCTCGTCCACGACTTCCCGGTGCTCTCGGCCGGGCCCACGCCCGAGGTCGACACGGCCGAGTGGGAGTTCACGATCCGCACCGAGTCTGGCGAGCACCGCTGGAACTGGGACGAGTTCACCGCCCTCGCGATCGACGACGTCGACACCGACATCCACTGCGTCACGCACTGGTCGAAGCTCGGCACGAGCTGGCGCGGCGTCTCGCTCGACACGCTGTTCGAGCACGTCGAGACCGAGCAGGAATACGTCATGGCGCACAGCTACGGCGGCTATACGACCAACGTGCCGCTCGACGAGCTGCTCGACGGCAAGGCCTGGGTCGCGTTCGAGTTCGACGGGGAGCCGCTCGAGCCCGAGCACGGCGGCCCTGCGCGGCTGCTCGTGCCGCACCTCTACTTCTGGAAGAGCGCGAAGTGGGTGCGCGGCCTCGTGATGATGGATCAGGACGAGCCCGGATTCTGGGAGCAGAACGGCTACCACCTGCACGGCGACCCGTGGACGGAGGAGCGCTACTGGTGA
- a CDS encoding SixA phosphatase family protein translates to MLEVAAGKHCAEQGVRVTDPTEGRTVKTLVLMRHAKSSWDSPGLPDHDRPLNDLGRQDAPRMGRRLVERGIEPDVIITSTAERARSTAALVAGELGTPARRIIADERLYSASVETMLRVIRSLDDRLAVAMLVGHNPEMTELATRFSKTAEAMSTAAIAVFTFDAASWADVRAATSAGKVAAPPIGVTFDAPDRTHDRNR, encoded by the coding sequence GTGCTGGAGGTCGCCGCGGGCAAGCACTGCGCTGAGCAGGGCGTGCGCGTGACCGACCCGACGGAAGGACGCACCGTGAAGACCCTCGTGCTCATGCGCCATGCGAAGTCGAGCTGGGACTCGCCAGGCCTCCCCGATCACGATCGCCCGCTGAACGATCTCGGCAGGCAGGATGCGCCGCGCATGGGCCGGCGACTCGTCGAACGCGGCATCGAGCCCGACGTGATCATCACGAGCACCGCGGAGCGCGCACGGTCGACGGCCGCACTGGTCGCGGGCGAGCTCGGCACCCCCGCCCGCCGCATCATCGCCGACGAGCGGCTCTACTCCGCGTCCGTCGAGACGATGCTGCGGGTCATCCGCTCGCTCGACGACCGGCTCGCGGTCGCGATGCTCGTCGGCCACAATCCCGAGATGACCGAGCTCGCGACCCGTTTCTCGAAGACCGCCGAGGCGATGTCGACGGCGGCGATCGCCGTCTTCACCTTCGACGCGGCATCGTGGGCCGACGTGCGTGCTGCGACGAGCGCGGGCAAGGTCGCCGCGCCGCCGATCGGGGTGACGTTCGACGCCCCCGACCGCACGCACGATCGGAACCGGTGA
- a CDS encoding ferredoxin reductase, giving the protein MSEATAQTTSPAAASAAAVPAVPRSGWHVATVASTRRETPNASRIELEVDGWPGNAAGQHLDVRLTAPDGYTATRSYSIASSGAGTRVTLAVDRLPDGEVSPYLVDDVRAGDMLEVHGPLGAFFVWAPDAAHAAAAVDARPVQLIAGGSGVVPLYAMAEAHGVAQDPTRFRLLYSVRSPDDVYFADELRRLAEASAPLQLDLVYTRRAPDGWRTPPARITREVLESAVIPAAERPRVFVCGSTGFVERVADWLVELGHDARSIRTERYGGT; this is encoded by the coding sequence GTGAGCGAGGCCACCGCGCAGACGACGTCGCCGGCCGCTGCGTCGGCTGCCGCGGTGCCCGCGGTGCCCCGATCGGGCTGGCACGTCGCGACCGTGGCATCGACGCGTCGCGAGACGCCGAACGCCTCGCGCATCGAGCTCGAGGTCGACGGATGGCCCGGCAACGCCGCCGGCCAGCACCTCGATGTGCGGCTCACGGCCCCCGACGGCTACACCGCGACCCGCTCGTACTCGATCGCGTCGTCGGGCGCGGGCACGCGGGTGACCCTCGCCGTCGACAGGCTGCCCGATGGCGAGGTCTCGCCGTACCTCGTCGACGACGTGCGCGCCGGCGACATGCTCGAGGTGCACGGGCCGCTCGGCGCGTTCTTCGTGTGGGCGCCGGATGCCGCGCACGCCGCCGCGGCCGTCGATGCCCGGCCCGTGCAGCTCATCGCCGGCGGTTCGGGCGTCGTGCCGCTCTACGCCATGGCCGAGGCGCACGGTGTCGCCCAGGACCCGACGCGGTTCCGACTGCTCTACTCGGTGCGGAGCCCCGACGACGTCTACTTCGCCGACGAGCTGCGGCGCCTCGCCGAGGCATCCGCTCCGCTGCAGCTCGACCTCGTCTACACGCGCCGTGCGCCCGACGGGTGGCGGACGCCGCCCGCGCGCATCACGCGCGAGGTGCTCGAGTCGGCCGTGATCCCGGCGGCCGAGCGGCCGCGCGTCTTCGTCTGCGGCTCGACGGGCTTCGTCGAGCGCGTCGCCGACTGGCTCGTCGAGCTCGGCCACGACGCACGATCGATCCGCACCGAGCGATACGGAGGCACCTGA
- a CDS encoding NAD-dependent epimerase/dehydratase family protein: MEILILGGTQWLGRELARQALRRGHAVTSFARGEAGATAAGSAFVAGDRSEPGAYDAVAGREWDAVIDVTRQPGFARGAAAALAEQAAHWTFISSGNVYAAQNEPGADESAELMPPLEGDESTAETYGEAKSAIEAAYRQALGDRLLVVRPGLIVGPGDPSGRGGYWVARAARSDDPMLVPDILDDAVQAIHVEDLVAFTLDAIEQGRTGAFNAVGERTTFGDWLERSRAIAGHEGEVVAVSPEWLAEQGVAEWSGPESLPLWIIDPEWTAFLDRSNAAALAAGLRLRPFDQLLREILEWERSQGLDRERGAGLTADRERELLAALRG, translated from the coding sequence ATGGAGATCCTGATCCTCGGCGGTACCCAGTGGCTCGGTCGCGAACTCGCCAGGCAGGCGTTGCGCCGCGGGCATGCGGTCACCTCGTTCGCGCGAGGGGAAGCCGGCGCGACGGCCGCGGGCTCGGCCTTCGTCGCGGGCGATCGCTCGGAGCCCGGTGCCTACGACGCCGTCGCCGGTCGCGAGTGGGACGCCGTCATCGACGTCACCCGACAGCCGGGATTCGCGCGCGGCGCCGCCGCGGCGCTCGCCGAACAGGCGGCCCACTGGACCTTCATCTCCTCGGGCAACGTCTACGCCGCCCAGAACGAACCGGGCGCCGACGAGTCGGCCGAGCTCATGCCGCCGCTCGAGGGCGACGAATCGACCGCGGAGACGTACGGCGAGGCGAAGTCCGCCATCGAGGCGGCGTACCGGCAGGCCCTGGGCGACCGACTGCTCGTGGTCCGCCCCGGCCTCATCGTCGGACCCGGCGATCCGTCGGGCCGCGGCGGCTACTGGGTGGCGCGAGCCGCTCGCAGCGACGACCCGATGCTCGTGCCCGACATCCTCGACGACGCCGTGCAGGCGATCCACGTCGAGGACCTCGTGGCGTTCACGCTCGACGCGATCGAGCAGGGGCGTACCGGCGCGTTCAACGCCGTCGGCGAGCGCACCACGTTCGGCGACTGGCTCGAGCGCTCGCGCGCGATCGCCGGTCACGAGGGCGAGGTCGTCGCCGTCTCGCCGGAGTGGCTCGCCGAGCAGGGGGTGGCCGAGTGGTCGGGCCCCGAGTCGCTGCCGTTGTGGATCATCGACCCCGAGTGGACCGCCTTCCTCGACCGGTCGAACGCCGCCGCACTCGCCGCGGGCCTGCGCCTGCGGCCGTTCGACCAGCTGCTGCGCGAGATCCTCGAGTGGGAGCGCAGTCAGGGGCTCGATCGCGAGCGCGGCGCCGGGCTCACCGCCGACCGCGAGCGCGAGCTGCTCGCGGCCCTCCGCGGCTGA
- the hutU gene encoding urocanate hydratase translates to MTDAPTAAPAGARTVRAARGTELTAKSWQTEAPLRMLMNNLDPEVAERPDDLIVYGGTGKAARNWESFDAIVRTLEGLEADETLLVQSGKPVGVFRTHEWAPRVLIANSNLVGDWATWPEFRKLEQQGLTMYGQMTAGSWIYIGTQGILQGTYETFGAIARARFGGTLAGTLTLTGGCGGMGGAQPLAVTMNEGVVLIVDVDATRLARRVEHGYLDEMTDDLDDAIARVLAAKESRTPLSVGLVGNAATVFPELLARGVAIDIVTDQTSAHDPLSYLPEGVSVAEWHELAASDPEAFTDRARASMAKQVQAMVEFQDAGAEVFDYGNSIRREAELGGYDRAFAFPGFVPAYIRPLFAEGKGPFRWAALSGDPADIAATDKAILELFPDDEHLHRWITQAGEKVHFEGLPARICWLGYQERHLAGLKFNEMVASGELSAPVVIGRDHLDSGSVASPYRETEAMADGSDAIADWPLLNALLNTASGATWVSIHHGGGVGIGRSIHAGQVIVADGTELAAEKIARVLVNDPGTGVMRHVDAGYDRAVEVARERGLRVPMLEA, encoded by the coding sequence ATGACCGACGCACCCACCGCAGCACCCGCCGGCGCCCGCACCGTTCGCGCCGCACGAGGCACCGAGCTCACCGCGAAGAGCTGGCAGACCGAGGCGCCGCTGCGCATGCTCATGAACAACCTCGACCCCGAGGTCGCCGAGCGCCCCGACGACCTCATCGTCTACGGCGGTACGGGCAAGGCCGCCCGCAACTGGGAGTCGTTCGACGCGATCGTGCGCACGCTCGAGGGCCTCGAGGCCGACGAGACCCTGCTCGTGCAGTCGGGCAAGCCCGTCGGCGTGTTCCGCACCCACGAGTGGGCGCCCCGCGTGCTCATCGCGAACTCGAACCTCGTGGGCGACTGGGCGACGTGGCCCGAGTTCCGCAAGCTCGAGCAGCAGGGCCTGACCATGTACGGCCAGATGACGGCCGGCTCGTGGATCTACATCGGCACCCAGGGAATCCTGCAGGGCACCTACGAGACCTTCGGCGCGATCGCACGCGCACGTTTCGGCGGCACGCTCGCCGGAACCCTGACGCTCACCGGCGGCTGCGGCGGCATGGGCGGCGCCCAGCCCCTCGCCGTCACGATGAACGAGGGCGTCGTGCTCATCGTCGACGTCGACGCGACGAGACTCGCCCGCCGGGTCGAGCACGGCTACCTCGACGAGATGACCGACGACCTCGACGACGCGATCGCTCGGGTGCTCGCGGCGAAGGAGTCACGCACGCCGCTGAGCGTCGGCCTCGTCGGCAACGCCGCGACAGTCTTCCCCGAGCTCCTCGCCCGCGGTGTCGCGATCGACATCGTGACCGACCAGACGAGCGCGCACGACCCGTTGTCGTACCTGCCCGAGGGGGTGAGCGTGGCCGAGTGGCACGAGCTCGCGGCATCCGACCCCGAGGCCTTCACCGACCGCGCCCGTGCATCGATGGCGAAGCAGGTGCAGGCGATGGTCGAGTTCCAGGACGCCGGCGCCGAGGTCTTCGACTACGGCAACTCGATCCGCCGCGAGGCCGAGCTCGGCGGCTACGACCGCGCGTTCGCCTTCCCGGGCTTCGTGCCGGCCTACATCCGCCCGCTCTTCGCCGAGGGCAAGGGCCCGTTCCGCTGGGCGGCGCTCTCGGGCGACCCTGCTGACATCGCCGCGACCGACAAGGCGATCCTCGAGCTGTTCCCCGACGACGAGCATCTGCACCGCTGGATCACGCAGGCCGGCGAGAAGGTGCACTTCGAGGGCCTCCCCGCTCGCATCTGCTGGCTCGGCTACCAGGAGCGCCACCTGGCGGGCCTGAAGTTCAACGAGATGGTCGCCTCAGGCGAGCTCAGCGCGCCCGTCGTGATCGGCCGCGACCACCTCGACTCGGGCAGCGTCGCGAGCCCGTACCGCGAGACCGAGGCCATGGCCGACGGCTCCGACGCGATCGCCGACTGGCCGCTGCTGAACGCGCTGCTCAACACCGCTTCGGGCGCGACCTGGGTGTCGATCCACCACGGCGGCGGCGTGGGCATCGGCCGCTCGATCCACGCCGGCCAGGTGATCGTCGCCGACGGCACCGAGCTCGCGGCGGAGAAGATCGCCCGCGTGCTCGTGAACGACCCGGGCACCGGCGTCATGCGTCACGTCGACGCCGGGTACGACCGCGCGGTCGAGGTCGCTCGCGAACGCGGCCTGCGCGTGCCTATGCTCGAGGCATGA
- a CDS encoding GNAT family N-acetyltransferase: MLTGELVTLAPVRHADLPAFYEAQVDLGSRGAYFPLTVVSEPVLAARFAATGFWERDEGTLLIRVRADDDRDTRVIGHIEFFIPVDYWDAYELSYRLYDPAEAGRGYVTEAVQLLVDHLFGTKKKHRIQLVIVPENGASRRIAEKCGFTYEGVARGAFFNAGTNHDVAVYSLLRTDARPWRTSERP, translated from the coding sequence ATGCTGACCGGCGAACTGGTGACGCTCGCCCCGGTGCGGCATGCCGACCTGCCTGCGTTCTACGAGGCGCAGGTCGACCTCGGCAGTCGCGGCGCCTACTTCCCGCTCACGGTCGTGTCGGAGCCGGTGCTCGCCGCGCGGTTCGCCGCGACCGGATTCTGGGAGCGCGACGAGGGCACGCTCCTGATCCGCGTCCGAGCCGACGACGATCGCGACACCCGCGTCATCGGGCACATCGAGTTCTTCATCCCGGTGGACTACTGGGACGCGTACGAGCTCTCGTACCGGCTGTACGACCCGGCCGAGGCCGGCCGCGGCTACGTGACGGAGGCGGTGCAGCTGCTCGTCGACCACCTCTTCGGCACCAAGAAGAAGCACCGCATCCAGCTGGTGATCGTGCCCGAGAACGGTGCCAGCCGGCGCATCGCCGAGAAGTGCGGGTTCACGTACGAGGGCGTCGCGCGCGGCGCGTTCTTCAACGCGGGAACGAATCACGACGTGGCGGTCTACAGCCTCCTCCGCACCGATGCGCGACCCTGGCGTACGAGCGAACGACCGTGA
- a CDS encoding heavy metal translocating P-type ATPase, with translation MSTTHGGHEHEGHAGHEGHAGHEGHAGHEGHAGHEGHAGHDTSAQDSHAGHQHAPATTAPDPHAGHDMSAHAGHDMSGHGGHDQHAGHDMSGHGGHGGHGDHVGQFRRLFWIMLVIAVPTIAFSPMFASILGYSLPDNPVIPWISPVLGTVMYFWGGKPFLTGAWSELKARKPGMMLLIGLAITVAYFASLGASLGLLSHHLDFWWELALLIVIMLLGHWIEMRSIMQASSALDALAALLPDEAERVVATGSTGGASTGSTGSLAIETVSPSELSVGDVVIVRPGGRVPADGEVIDGTAAMDESMITGESSTVARGPGAHVVAGTVATDTAIRVRVGAVGDDTALAGIQRLVAQAQASTSRAQRLADRAAGWLFWFALGAAVITAIAWTLLGDPDDAVIRTITVLVIACPHALGLAIPLVVSIATERAAKGGVLVTDRLALETMRTVGAVLFDKTGTLTKGEPAVTDAAAAPGHDLDDVLVLAASAEGDSEHPLAKAIVAEAAHRGLATRAAQGFEASAAIGVRATVDDRAVQVGGPGMLEREGLAPLTASVAWAEAGSTVLHVLVDGQVAGAIALADEIRPESKEAVDALHALGVQVVMITGDAEPVARTVAAQLGIDRVYAGVRPEDKAAKVQELQHEGLSVAMVGDGVNDAPALAQANVGIAIGAGTDVAIASAGVILASSDPRSVISVIELSRASYRKMSQNLWWAAGYNLVSVPLAAGILAPIGFVLPMSVGAILMSLSTVIVAANAQLLRRLDLRPEASTRAVLERAS, from the coding sequence ATGAGCACGACGCACGGCGGACACGAACACGAGGGTCACGCGGGGCACGAGGGTCACGCGGGGCACGAGGGTCACGCGGGGCACGAGGGTCACGCGGGGCACGAGGGTCACGCGGGGCACGACACGAGTGCGCAGGACTCGCATGCCGGGCACCAGCACGCGCCGGCGACGACGGCGCCCGACCCGCACGCGGGGCACGACATGAGCGCGCACGCGGGCCACGACATGAGCGGCCACGGCGGCCACGACCAGCACGCAGGTCACGACATGAGCGGCCATGGCGGGCACGGGGGGCACGGCGACCATGTCGGCCAGTTCCGCCGCCTGTTCTGGATCATGCTCGTGATCGCCGTGCCGACGATCGCGTTCAGCCCCATGTTCGCGTCGATCCTCGGCTACTCGCTGCCCGACAACCCCGTGATCCCGTGGATCTCCCCGGTGCTCGGCACGGTCATGTACTTCTGGGGCGGCAAGCCGTTCCTCACCGGGGCCTGGTCGGAGCTGAAGGCCCGCAAGCCCGGCATGATGCTGCTCATCGGCCTCGCGATCACGGTCGCGTACTTCGCGTCGCTCGGCGCGAGCCTCGGCCTGCTCAGCCACCACCTCGACTTCTGGTGGGAGCTCGCCCTCCTCATCGTGATCATGCTGCTCGGCCACTGGATCGAGATGCGCTCGATCATGCAGGCCTCGAGCGCACTCGACGCGCTCGCGGCACTGCTGCCCGACGAGGCCGAGCGGGTGGTCGCGACGGGCTCGACCGGCGGGGCTTCGACAGGCTCAACCGGCAGCCTCGCAATCGAGACCGTCTCCCCCTCGGAGCTCTCGGTCGGCGACGTCGTCATCGTGCGCCCCGGCGGCCGCGTGCCCGCCGACGGCGAGGTGATCGACGGCACCGCCGCGATGGACGAGTCGATGATCACCGGCGAGTCGTCGACGGTCGCCCGCGGCCCCGGCGCGCACGTCGTCGCCGGCACCGTCGCGACCGACACCGCGATCCGTGTGCGGGTCGGCGCGGTCGGCGACGACACCGCACTCGCGGGCATCCAGCGGCTCGTCGCACAGGCGCAGGCCTCGACCTCGCGTGCACAGCGCCTCGCCGACCGCGCCGCCGGCTGGCTCTTCTGGTTCGCGCTCGGCGCCGCGGTGATCACCGCGATCGCCTGGACCCTGCTCGGCGACCCCGACGACGCCGTGATCCGCACGATCACCGTGCTCGTGATCGCCTGCCCCCACGCCCTCGGCCTCGCCATCCCGCTCGTCGTGTCGATCGCGACCGAGCGTGCGGCGAAGGGCGGCGTGCTCGTCACCGACCGCCTCGCGCTCGAGACGATGCGCACGGTCGGCGCGGTGCTCTTCGACAAGACCGGCACGCTGACCAAGGGCGAGCCCGCGGTGACGGATGCCGCGGCCGCGCCGGGTCACGACCTCGACGATGTGCTCGTGCTCGCGGCATCCGCCGAGGGCGACTCGGAGCACCCGCTGGCGAAGGCGATCGTCGCCGAGGCCGCTCACCGCGGACTCGCGACACGCGCCGCCCAGGGCTTCGAGGCCTCGGCCGCGATCGGCGTGCGCGCCACGGTCGACGACCGGGCCGTGCAGGTCGGCGGCCCCGGCATGCTCGAGCGCGAGGGCCTCGCGCCGCTCACGGCATCCGTCGCCTGGGCCGAAGCCGGCTCGACGGTGCTGCACGTGCTCGTCGACGGCCAGGTCGCCGGCGCCATCGCGCTGGCCGACGAGATCCGGCCCGAGTCGAAGGAGGCGGTCGACGCGCTCCACGCGCTCGGCGTGCAGGTCGTGATGATCACGGGCGACGCGGAGCCGGTGGCCCGCACGGTCGCCGCGCAGCTCGGCATCGACCGGGTCTATGCGGGCGTGCGCCCCGAAGACAAGGCCGCGAAGGTGCAGGAGCTGCAGCACGAGGGCCTCTCGGTCGCGATGGTCGGCGACGGCGTCAACGACGCCCCGGCGCTCGCGCAGGCGAACGTCGGCATCGCGATCGGCGCGGGCACGGATGTCGCGATCGCCTCGGCCGGCGTGATCCTCGCGTCGAGCGACCCGCGTTCCGTGATCTCGGTCATCGAGCTGTCGCGGGCGAGCTACCGGAAGATGAGCCAGAACCTCTGGTGGGCGGCCGGGTACAACCTCGTCTCGGTGCCCCTCGCGGCCGGCATCCTCGCGCCCATCGGGTTCGTGCTGCCGATGTCGGTCGGCGCGATCCTGATGAGCCTCTCGACCGTCATCGTCGCGGCGAACGCGCAACTGCTGCGCCGCCTCGACCTGCGGCCCGAGGCCTCGACCCGGGCAGTGCTCGAGCGCGCGAGCTGA
- a CDS encoding SixA phosphatase family protein — translation MKTVLLVRHAKSSWGDPTLPDHERPLNHRGRRDAPRAGERLRERGVVPDVIVTSTAVRARSTAAILAQALDLGSDRILEDDRLYGASPEGLLDIIRALDDELTGVMLVGHNPEVGELASRLSDEIAEMPTCAVAEFRFDVADWAEVGAVAPVAVLFEAPARDR, via the coding sequence ATGAAGACTGTCCTGCTGGTGCGGCACGCCAAATCGAGCTGGGGCGACCCAACGCTTCCCGACCACGAGCGCCCATTGAACCATCGGGGCCGGCGCGATGCGCCGAGGGCGGGTGAGCGACTGCGAGAGCGCGGCGTCGTTCCCGACGTGATCGTGACGAGCACGGCGGTGCGCGCCCGCTCGACAGCGGCGATCCTCGCGCAGGCGCTCGACCTCGGATCCGATCGGATCCTGGAGGACGACCGTCTCTACGGTGCCTCCCCGGAGGGTCTGCTCGACATCATCCGGGCCCTCGACGATGAGTTGACCGGCGTCATGCTGGTCGGCCACAACCCCGAGGTCGGCGAGCTCGCCTCCCGGCTCTCGGATGAGATCGCCGAGATGCCGACCTGCGCCGTCGCCGAGTTCCGATTCGACGTCGCGGACTGGGCCGAGGTCGGCGCGGTCGCGCCGGTCGCGGTGCTGTTCGAGGCTCCTGCTCGCGACCGGTGA
- a CDS encoding DUF6510 family protein, with amino-acid sequence MQHVDGNALAGPLAEFFSFDATTATARCNGCGALGELARAMVYRSGAGTVVRCSTCDHVLATLVETTDRAWIGLSGISAIEVRRG; translated from the coding sequence ATGCAGCATGTCGACGGCAACGCCCTGGCGGGCCCGCTCGCCGAGTTCTTCAGCTTCGACGCGACGACGGCGACGGCGCGCTGCAACGGGTGCGGCGCGCTCGGCGAACTCGCCCGCGCGATGGTCTACCGCAGCGGTGCCGGCACCGTCGTGCGCTGCAGCACCTGCGACCACGTGCTCGCCACCCTCGTCGAGACGACCGACCGCGCGTGGATCGGCCTCAGCGGCATCAGCGCGATCGAGGTGCGGCGGGGCTGA